The segment AAAAACATTATCCCTGCTATTAAACCTATCCTTGAATCCTTAGCAGAAGCTAATTTTAGGATTTCAGATGCAATTATTGATAAAGCCCTTGAACTCGCTGATGAATAATTGAAAAAAACAAAGAAACCGGGTTTCTGTCCACCTCTGGCAGATCGGAAACCCAGTTTCTTATTCCTCATATGATGTCCGGTTAAATAGATGTCATTGCGACCGCAGGGAAGCAATCGCTACAATTATCGAGATGATCGAGATTGCTTCATTTCACTCCGTTCCATTCGCAATGACTTGTTATAGCTGATTTAGCGGACATGATATCACTCAAGCTACTCGTTGCCTTCAATGGGAGCGAACCCTTGACGCTGCACGTTTTCCGTAATGGTGCGCGGTTCGAGGAACTGGATCAAGTAATCTGGGCCACCCGCTTTAGAACCAACTCCGGAGAGCTTGAAGCCACCAAAGGGTTGCCGAGAAACGATCGCCCCCGTCGTATTGCGGTTAATATACAAATTGCCCACCTCAAACTCGGCCATCGCTTGGTCGATATGGCTCGGAGTCCGGGAATAGAGACCGCCAGTCAGGGCAAAATTGGTATTATTGGCAATGTCCAACGCTTCCTGGAACGTCTTAGCCTTAATCACCGCAACCACCGGGCCAAAAATCTCTTCTTGGGCAATGGTAGCCGTCGGTGCAACATCCTGGAAGATCGTGGGGCCCACATAATAGCCCTCTTTCGAGCCAGAAACATTGGGAGCCAACATTTCTAGAGCTACTTTAGCCTCCTGTTTACCGGTGGCAATATAGCCCTGAATGCGTTTCATGGAGGTCTCATCCACGACCGGCCCCACCTTGGTACAAGGATGGTCTGCGGGCCCCACATTCAAGGATTTAGTCGCTTCTACAAACCGCTCCAAGAAAGCATCATACACCGGTTCCAGGACGATCGCCCGCGAACAAGCGGAACATTTTTGACCGCTATAGCCAAAGGCAGAATCCACCACCCCTTGCACGGCTTGGTCTAAATCCGAACTCTCATCCACAATCACCGCATTCTTACCACCCATCTCAGCAATGACGCGCTTCATGTGTTTCTGTCCCGGTTGCAGCAGGGCAGCATTGGCATAGATTTGACAGCCCACTTCCTGGGAACCGGTGAAGGCAATCATATGCACATCCTTGTGTTTGACCAAATGGGCCCCCACGGTCGATCCTTTTGCGGGTAAAAATTGAAATACTCCTTTAGGGATTCCTGCCTCAATCAGCACTTCCATCAATTGGGCGGCGATCGCCGTACTCACCTCCGCAGGCTTGAGAATCACGCAGTTACCGGTTACCAGAGCTGCTACCGTCATCCCCGTAGTAATGGCGATGGGAAAATTCCAGGGAGAAATCACCAGGGCAATGCCTCGCGGTTGATACGTCAGGCGGTTATTTTCCCCAGCAATATCATAATTATGGCCGCGATCGAGCCGTTCCATTTCATCGGCATAATAGCGACAAAAATCGATCGCCTCGGAAACCTCTGCATCCACCTGTTGCAGCACTTTCCCCACTTCCAACATCACCCAAACGGACAGCTCTGCTCGGCGCTCTTCCATCAGATCGGCGGCTTTTCGCAGAATTCGCGCCCGCTCTGCTGCGGGGGTGGCTTTCCAACTGGGAAACGCTGCTTTGGCGGCATTCAGGGCGGTTTCTGCTTGTTCAACAGAAGCCATGCCAATCTTAGCCACTAATTCCGTCGGGTCAGAGGGATTGACAGAATTGATACTCTCTGCGGTGTCCACAAACTCGCCATTAATGTAAGGCAGAATGGTTTTGCCCAGTTGGGGACGGACTGTATTTAATGCCGCTTGCGCCCGTTCCCGGTTAGCGACTTGGGCGTAGTCCGTATCAGAGGCATTTTTAAAGGCGGTGGTTTTCTGGGGGCGCGATCCCGTTGTTTTCACCACAGGAGGGGCGATTAATTCTTCAATGGGGCGATTTTCTTGGCTTTGGCGCAAGAAGGAACTGTTCGCAGTATTTTCCAGCAAACGGCGAATCAAGTACGCCATACCGGGGAGGAGACTGCCGTAGGGAGCATACATCCGCACCCGCAACCCTCGGTTTACCATGGCTTTGGCGAGGCGATCGCCCATACCATACAGCACTTGGTATTCAATATGACGGCGGGGAATGTTCAGGGCTTCGGCGATCGCGATCGCCTTAGCCTGCGATCGCACATTATGGGAACCAATGGCAGCATTCAGAACTTCGTGGTTTTCCAGCAATAACTGGGTCAGCAGTTCAAAGTTGGCATCCGTGGCAACTTTATCATCAAACACCGGTTGCGGCCAGTTGTGTTGCACCGCTTTAATCGTTTCCTGATCCCAATAGGCTCCTTTGACTAAGCGAATGGTAATCGGATTTCCCCGCTCTTTTGCCCAAGCAATCAGATCTTTTAAGTCTGCTTCGGAGTCGCGCAGATAAGCTTGCAGCGTCACCCCAATATCAGTACGGGTTTTAAACTCGTCTTCGAGTAACAATTCTTTGAGAATGGCAAACGTAATATCTTTATAGACATACTGCTCCATGTCAAAATGGATGGCAGCGCCCTTTTCCTTGGCATGGCGCAGGAGGGTGCGAAGGCGCTCGATCACCCGTTGCTTCGATCCCTCAGCATCCAGGGGATCGAACTGGGAATAAAAGGCTGTCAGCTTAACGGAAACTTGCACCTTGGGCAAGGGTTCGCCATCGGCTTGATCGATTTCGGGGATGGTTTTCCACTGTTTCGCGGCTTCCGTGAGGCGATCGATTAAGTCAATATAGCCTTGTAGATAAGCTTTTGCTTCCGTTTCCGTAATCACCGCTTCCCCCAGTAAATCCAGGGTAAACGCCATTTGCTCCTTGCGGAGATTTTCCACAGTTTTCAGCACTTGCTGCACGGTTTCCCCAGCAATGTATTTCCGTGCCAAAGTTTCCACTGCTGTAGAAACCGTCGTTGCTGCGACTTGTCCAGGCATGGAGTCAGCTTGGGTAAAATTAAGAATCCCCTTCAAGGCACTGGGTAATTCTACCGCCTCAGTTGTCATATATTCTTGCAAATGCCGGGCGACTTCCGCCTTAGAGCGCAGAGCAGGCAAACAATCAATGAAGTGAAACAACTGCACCCGCAACCCTGGGTTATTCATCGCCCAGTCTAAGAGCTTATCGTCCCACCGCATTTGATCGCGCATCTGGGCAAAGATGGAGCGCTTTTCCCCTTGCGCTGCGAGCAGTTCTTTGGCGATCGCCTGGGTTTGGCTCTCGTAGGTTGGTTTTTCGACTTGTGCTACCACGGATGTCCCCCCTCCACATGAATGGGTTGATATAAATCGAGGATAAATCTTGATTTTTTGTGTATTTTTCAAATATATCTCGAAATTACGGTACTATGGTTAACTTATTTAAACCGTAACTTTGCACGCAAAGTTCTGTATTACATCAAATCTAGAAAAGATTGCTAGGTTTTAGATTCTCCATTCCCCCATTCCCCCATTCCCCCATTCTCCACAGAGGGCGCATTCATGTCCGCGATAGCGGAAAGTGCTGTAAGAACAAACTTTTCCCTAGTCCTACGCGCTCTATCTATCACCAGCGCGTAGCTCGTAGCGCTTTTAAAATAAAAAAACGCCCCACGAGTGGGCGTCCATCAGGGTGCATCAAATTCAATATAACACACAAATGAGGGGTGTCACCCCCCACCCCTATATTTTTTCATCAGAATTTTTTATGGAAACGACTAGAACCATTATGAGAAGCTGACTTGGTGGATTATCGAGGGAGACGAATGGTGAAGGTTGTGCCTTGTCCATCTTGAGATTCAAAGCTAATCTCGCCCTGGTGTGCATCGATAATAGATTTGGCGATCGCCGTTCCTAACCCAGTTCCCCCCCGTTTCCCATGGGTGACAAAAGCCTCAAAGAAGTGTTCTTGAATCGATTTGGGAATTCCTGGGCCATTATCCCGAATCTGGATCACCGCCCATTCCGCCTGGCTTTTCGCCGTCACTTCAATGCGTCCCCCCTTGCCTTCAAACGCTTCTATCGCATTGGTCACGATATTTTGCAGCACCCGCAACAGCTTATTGAGATCGGCATAAATTTCCACTGGCTCAATCTCCGTCACCCACTCCACATTAGCCGACTGCAAGTAAACTCGATTGAGCTTTTCAAACTGCTTAAATAACTCCGAGACTTGCATCGGTTGCCGATAGAGAGTCGAATGACCCTTAGAAAACTCTAGAACCTCTTCGGCCATCCCCAACATGCGAGTAATTTGCGCTTGAATCAGATCGCACCATTCTTGGGTGTCTTCATCGTCGTGCATTTCTTTGAGCATGGAGCTGGAGAGCTGAATCCCATTGAAAGGACTTTTGAAATCATGAATAATAGTATTCACCATTTCTCCCACCAACACCATTTTTTGTTTATGGACAATTTGATTCACATATTGGGTCGTAGTGATGCGAATATGGTGAATAATATGCCGGAAGACAGCTAAAACCACTTCCCCTTTACTATTTTGTAAAATTTCCATCAGCTTATCTTGGGGAATTTTCGCTAATATTGTTTCTTCAGCGGCCATTGCTCTGGCGCTCCTCGGTTTGCCATCTAAGACTCCAAATTCTCCAAAAAAATCATTTTCCTTAGCCAAGGCGATCGTTTGGTGTTTCTCGGTATCGATCATCTTGCTAAATTCTACTTGACCGGCTAAAACCAGATAGAGTCCATCTGGAATTTCACCTTCTTCAAAGATGACAGTCGGTCGGTCAAACTCGATGATATTGGCTAGATCGCACAGTTGAGCCACTTGATCGGGTTCAAAATAACTAATAAACGGGTGGGATTCCAACTTCATGGGCCATACTCACCTTGAATCTTAGATGGCAATAATATTGATGTAATCCGAATGGACTGGCTTCATTTTACTGGATTCTAGACCGGACAAAAATGAATAATTGTTACTGACGCGATCTCAATTAACGATCTTCAGGTTGGACGCAATCCGAAATTAAAAATTTAGGGAGCAAGATGCTCCCACTCCAGTAAGATCGGGGGATTTGATATCAATTAAAGCTAATTTCCCTAATGACGTTTGCGAGAGCGAATAGCAGCGCCTACAATCATGATCTGTAAGACAATAACCGTGCCAATGCCCAGATATAATGATGAGGGAATTAAGGCAGGCATTATCAATGGTAAAGTTCAATGCTATGAATTTCCCTTAGTCGTGATGACCAGTAATGGCGAGCGCGATTTTCCTCCAGCCTTTTTGCGGCGGTGTTTGCGCTTGCGAATGCCCGTTCTGACCAAAGAATCGCTTAAGCAGATTGTTGAGGCTCATTTTCAGCAAGATCGCCCAAACAATTGGGAGGCAGCGCAAGCAGAAGTAACAGAGAGTATCGAAAAATTTGTGAACCAGGTTAAGAAGGATAATCTAGCTACTGACCAACTGCTGAATGTGATTTACCTCTACATGATTAGCATGACCACTGTAATGGGGATCACAATGTAGGCGTAGGAGCGGAGGTTCATAATCAGCAGGGTTTTGCCTAAAGTTTTCCCTGGCGGCAAACGCCACCCTAACCATGCACCTTCGACGATCAAGCTGAGGAAGAAACCAATGGCAAAGTAGACCGCGACACCTAAGAATTTCAATAAGGTAAGGAACAGTCCCTCGGTATTAACACCCAACACCACCAGCAACAGCCCATCAACGTACAGCAAGACTATCCAAACTCCACTCCAGAAGAGAGGAGATCTGTGTTTCAGGTAGGTAAAGCGTTTGAGAAAGCAAGCAGTGCTGAAGCCAATGCTCAGGAACAAGATCGGGTTAGTCCATAAAGATATAGAAATATCAAAGAATCCGATGAAAAAGAAAAATAACACGGCAGCGCCTGCTAGGGTTGACAACAAATTGGCTTCTGTCACCAAACGAAAGGCATACCAAGCAACAATTGTTTCTCGCTTATGCAAAGTCAAGGCTTCGCAAACGAGGATGAGGAGAAACCCTGCCCCAAAGCTCACCAACGAGGCAAAGAGCGGCAATGGGAACAATAAGGCCATCGGCGGAAAGCCATTGGCAGCGGCAGGATGGACGAGCAGCAGGACGGTGGCAACGGAGATCGCGATCGCGACAACCACACAAACAGCAAAGCGCATATTTACCCCATGGAACGATTAAAGATTGTCTCGTTTAGTATTGCAAATTTCTGAAACTGTCCGAATATAACAACTGATGTCGTTGGGCTGCTTCCCACCACGAAGCAGGAAATTCATTCTTTAGAGATAAAACTCCGTTTCGCTTCGCGATCGCGGGCTGTAATGACGGAAATTCGTCAGAATTTCCAAGAGTGACAGAAGAGGGGTATCACTCCTTTGCCAAGCACCTTCCCAGAAAAACTGTTAATTGTTAATTGTCACTTCTGGCTGTAACCTCTGAAATAACAGATTCGCCGCCAATTGATTGCCCGTTAAATTCCAATGGGTATCGCGCAAAATATACAAAACTTGTTCTTTTCCCGCTTCTTGAAATGGCTCTAACATATCCAAATAGTCAATACCATGAGCTTCCAAAGTCTCAATCACTACTTTTTGCGGCAGCTCTAAATCATAATCTTCAGGATTGAGTTCATACTCAGTAAAAATTTTATTCGCCAACGTTTGATCGATTTGGTATTCTGAAGGATAAATCGCGACCAAAAAAGGAATATTTTTTGCTTTTAAGATTTCTGCCATTTCTACCACGGCTTGCAAGGAATATTCAAACTGAGGGGTAAATTTTCCCGCTTCATAGTCAGGAATGTTATTTATTTCTAGTTTCCACCGTTCAATCTCTAAAAATGTTTGTTCTGAGTACAGAGCTGGAGGGTCTGGACTAGGATTAGGATCGGGAGTGTCTTGGGCGATCGCGCTTTCTATCAGTTCAAACTTCCCTTGAGTTTGCTGTTGTGCTTGTTGCAGTTTCAGTTGCTCCTGAAATATACGGTAGCGCTGCTGTAAAAATAATCCAACTCTCGATTTGCCGATTAAGGGATATCCGAAGAGCTTCACTTCTTTGGTGCGATCGATATCAATAAACGTATCATTAAGAACAATCCGTTTTTGATTCACCGGGGTATGTAAATCATTGCCCACAAAAAAGCCCAACACGACTAAATCGGGACTAAACTTTAGCCCATATTTTTTCAGCATCCCTAAATACATGGGTGGATCAGCCATGGGAAATCCCACATTAATCACCTCGACTTTAGGCGCTCCATAATAGTCTTCAAACTGTTTTTCGAGGATTGCCGTATAGTTTCCGTCTAAATTCCCTGCCCAGCTATAGGAATCTCCAATCACCACAATGCGGTAATTCCCCGGTGCTTTCTCTAGGGGGTAGTCGCGATCGTTAAACCCATATTCGTTGGTTCCAGGAGTATCTGGATTCACTCGAAATCCCAGGTCTGGATCGTACTGAAAAAAGCCCTTAAACAGATAGGGTTCTGCTACAATCATAAACAATTCTGCCGTTAGCAAAGGCACACCGATGCACAGAAGCCCTAAAAATCCCCAATTGATGAATTTACGAATATTGAGTTTTGATGACCCTTTGATTTTATGGTCTTTTTTATTAATTTTTAACATAGTCTAATAGATTTTGATATAAAATATCTGATGCCAATTGATTACCGGCGAGATTCCAATGGGTATCTCTGAGCAAATATAAGGTTTCGGTTTCTCCAACTTGACGGAAGCGATCGAGCATATCAATATAGGGGATTCCTTCTCTATCCAGAAAGTCAATCAGCAACTTTTGCATCAACTCTAGGTCGTACTCTTCGCGATTGAGTCCATAGGTTTCAAAGAGTTGATCGGCTAAGGCTTGATTGACTTGAAATTCATCGGGATAAATCGCTACCTTAAAATCGATTTGGCGCTCGGCCAAAAGTTGCTTGATTTGGGCAATGCTCTCAAACAGATATTCGATTCTATCATCATATTTCCCTTCTGCGTGGGCCTTGAGGTTACAAAACTCTAATCGAGCGCGTTGAATTTTTAAGAAGGTTTCTTCTGTAAATGTTCCCTGCTCCTCTGGTGGGTTAGCCCATGCTGGCTGTTCAAGGGTGGCTGTTTCTCGAAAAACCTTATATTTTTGCTCAATAAACATCCAGAGGCGAGACTTGAAAATAATCGGATAGCCTAAGATCTGGATTTCCTTACGCTTATCAATGTCAATTTGCGTATCATTAACCACAATTCGCTTGCGGTAGGGGTCAGCATCAATGAAATCATTGCCGACAAAGACACCCAAAACCACCAAATCGGGCTGATATTGCAAACCGAACTTTTGCAACATGATTAACTGTTCCCCGGCATGGGTCATGGGATAACCCGCGTTAATGACTTCTACGGGGGGTAAATCTGGGGTTTGAGCGAACTGATTTTCGAGTAAAGCAGTATAGTTCCCCTCTAAACCCCCCGCCCAGTTGAAGGAATCGCCAACAATGACCATTCTGGCTGTGCCAGGGATACGTTCGAGGGGATAGTCTTGGTCGTTAAATCCAAACCGGTTGGAGCCTAACATATTGGGTCTCACCCGAAATCCCATATCCGGGTCATACTGGTAGAAACCCTTGAAGAGAACGGGATCGAGTAGGATCATGGCTATCTCAACGGTAATCCAGGGAATGCCAATCCAGCAGAGCAAGAGGAGGGCAATTTGAGAGATTTTATTGACTTTGAGAGGTTTTGTGGGTTTAATCATTAAGAAAGTTTACAAAATAAACACACCTGAAGGGTCTGCCCAGCGATCGTAATCATTAAGGTAGTCCCAGACAAGATAGGAGCGAACCCATGTTCGTCTTCCCAGAAACAAGCGATCGCAGTGCTTATAGAGTAAACCCTAAGTTACAATCTCTATTCATGATCCCAAAAAAATCCCAAAATTGGCTTAAATTAACTGGCGTAGGGGTGAACTAATATGAAGATCCTAGGAATTTCAGCGTTTTATCACGATAGCGCGGCGGCGATCATCTGCGATGGTGAAATCGTAGCCGCAGCCCAAGAAGAGCGATTTTCGCGCAAAAAACACGATCCACGGTTTCCGAAACATGCGATCGCCTATTGCCTGGAAATGGCCCAAACCACGATCTGTGACCTAGATCATATCGTCTTCTACGACAAACCCCTACTCAAATTTGAGCGGCTCCTAGAAACCTACCTAGCCTATGCCCCCAGAGGGTTCCGGTCATTCCTGGCCGCCATGCCCGTCTGGTTAAAAGAAAAGCTCTATCTGAAAACCGTATTAAGAACCGAACTCTCAGAAATCGGCCAGTGCAAGAAAACCGAGCTGCCCAAACTGATGTTCACCGAGCATCACCAGTCCCACGCAGCCTCTGCCTTCTTCCCCAGTCCCTTTGAACGGGCTGCCGTTCTCTGTCTCGATGGGGTCGGCGAATGGGCCACCACTACCGCCTGGCTCGGAGAAGGAAACCAGCTCATTCCCCAATGGCAAATCGACTTCCCCCACTCCTTGGGTTTACTCTATTCTGCCTTCACCTACTACACCGGCTTCAAAGTCAACTCTGGGGAATACAAACTCATGGGACTCGCGCCCTATGGGGAACCCAAATATATTGACACCATCCTCAGCAACCTGATTGATGTCAAAGAAGATGGCACATTCCGGTTAAACATGGATTACTTCAACTATGCCACCGGTCTCACCATGACCAACAGCAAGTTTGATGACCTATTTGGCGGCCCTCCTCGGAAACCGGAAACCCCCATCAGTCAGCGCGAAATGGATATCGCCAGCTCCATCCAATGGGTGACCGAAGATGTGGTTCTCCGTCTAGCCAATACGGTGAAAACAGAACTCCAAGTCGAAAACCTCTGTTTAGCCGGTGGTGTGGCTCTCAACTGTGTGGCCAATGGTCGCATTTTGCGCGAATGTGGCTTTAAGGAAGTTTGGGTACAACCGGCCGCTGGCGATGCGGGTGGAGCCTTGGGAGCGGCTCTTTCTGCTTGGTATGAATACCACAGTATGCCCCGCACCGTAACAGCCGAGAAAGTACCGGTGATGGTCAGCAGTGCTAAAGAAACAGCCACCGCCACCGTGGGAACCTTGAGCCAAGAAAAAATAGCCGCTCCCGTACAAGACCAGATGCGCGGGTCGTACTTAGGGCCAAAATTCTCCGATGCGGAAATTCTGGACTATCTGGACTTGGTGAAAGCCTCCTATGTGCGCCTGGATGATGCCGAACTCATGCCTCGGTTAGCGGAAATTCTAGCTACTGACAATGTGGTGGGATGGTTCCAAGGGCGGATGGAATTCGGCCCCCGTGCCTTGGGTGGACGCTCCATTATTGGTGACCCCAGGTCGCCGAAAATGCAATCGGTGATGAACCTGAAAATTAAGTATCGGGAATCGTTCCGTCCCTTTGCTCCTTCCGTGTTGGCCGAGCGCGTATCGGACTATTTCGAGCAATATAGCCCCAGTCCCTATATGCTGATGGTGGCTCCAGTGAAGGAATCGTTGCGTATTCCGATGACAGAGGAGCAAAAGCAACTGTTTGGCATTGAAAAGCTCAATATTCCTCGCTCTGAAATTCCCGCCATTACCCACGTAGACTATTCGGCGCGTATCCAAACGGTTCACAAGGAAACCAACCCCCGCTATCACAGCTTAATTAATCATTTTGATAAGCTTACGGGTTGCGGTCTGATTGTAAATACGTCGTTTAATGTGCGCGGAGAACCCATTGTTTGTACTCCAGAAGATGCTTATCGCTGCTTCATGCGGACTGAGATGGATTATCTGGTTCTGGAAAACTTCTTGTTGGCTAAGACTGACCAACCCGCTTGGGAGAAAGATGAGTCTTGGAAGACGGAGTTTGAGTTAGATTAGGGGTTTATAGCAAACCTAAATGAGTTATATAACGACTGCGCCTCATCCCCTGGCCCCTTCTCCCGCAGGAGAAGGGGAGCAGAAGTCCCTCTCCCGTGGGAGAGGGATATAGGGAGAGGGCATTTCCAGTTGCACAATTCATTTAGACTAGCTATATCTCCCCTTAATAAGTAGGGGGATCTTAACCCCTCAGAAAAGCAAGTAAAAATCATCATTAATCACTATGCATCCAATCAAAAAACTCAATACAAAAGAACTGCGCCAATTTGGTCTCCTGTTTGGGATAATGGTGGGTTTAGTTTTCGGTATTATCTGGCCCTTGATACTCGGTCATAGTAGTGCAACCTGGCCCTGGATTGTGCTGGGTATTTTCTGGGCTTGGGCGTTAATTGCCCCCAAAACCCTCGACCCGTTTTATCAGGTTTTTGCCCGCTTTGGGATGATGATGGGTTGGATTAATACCCGCGTAATTTTGGGGATTATTTTTTATGGGATGATTGCGCCGATGGGGTTTCTACGGAAAAAGTTTGGAGGTGACCCTATGCGTCGGGAATGGCGTAAACCGGTGGAAAGTTATCGAATTCCGTCCCATCCTAGACCGGCGAAGAGTCTAGAATATCCATTTTAGTTAAGTTTTAAGTTAAACCAATTGGAGTTTTGTATATGGAATTTTTTGAGGATCTTTGGGCTTTTTTAGGGGAGCGGAAAAAGTATTGGTTGTTGCCGTTGATTATTAGTTTGGTGATGGTGGGTGCTTTGATTATCCTTAGCCAAGCTTCGGTGATTGCACCGTTTATCTATACGTTGTTCTAAGAGCAGTGGGGGAGGGCGGGTTTCCGCAAGCAGACATGAATACAAAAATAGTTGTCAGTCTACAAGATTTGGGTATAACCCGCCCCTACAGATCTCTGTAGCGCAAATAAATAGATTTGATATTATACAGGCAGGTGAATTATAAACTCCGTGCCTTGGCCCAATTCAGAGTTACAGATAATTGTACCACCATGTTTTTCTACGATAATTTGACGGGCGATCGCCATGCCTAACCCTGTGCCTTTGCCCACCGCTTTGGTGGTAAACCCCTGCTCGAAGATGCGCTCTTTTACCTCTGGAGGCATTCCGATCCCATTATCAGTAATGCGGACGGTCACCTCCTTGGCCGTGGCTGAGGTTTTAAGGGTAATCTGATTGGGATTAGCGGCAATCTCGTCAAAACTGCGCCCCTGATTGGTTTCTTCTAGGGCATCGATCGCATTAGCAATCAGATTCATAAACACCTGGTTGAGCTGTCCGGGAAAACATTGCACCTCTGGCAGTTCTCCATAGTCTCTGACAATTTCAATCGCGGGTCGCACTTCATTGGCTTTCAGGCGATGTTTGAGAATCAGCAATGTACTGTCGATCCCTTCATGCAGGTCAAACGGGACTTTATAATCTTTGTCCACACGGGAAAATATCCGTAGAGAATCGCTAATATGGCCGATGCGATTGGTTCCTTCTCGCATGGAGGCAATCAGGTGGGGTAAGTCTTCCCTGATAAACTCTAAATCGATCGCTTCGATTTCTTCTTCTATGGCTTCGCTCGGCTCTGGATATTCTTCCTGATACAGGTCAATCAATCTGAACAAGTCTTCTAAATATTCTTGGGCTGGGTTGATATTTCCCGCAATAAATGCCACAGGATTATTGATTTCGTGGGCAACTCCAGCCACCAAGTTGCCCAAAGCCGACATTTTCTCGCTTTGCACCAGTTGCAGTTGGGCTTGTTGCAGATCTGCTAAAGATTCTTCCAGTTTCTGGGCATAGTCTTGGGACTGTTCGTAGAGACGGGCATTTTCTAGGGAAATCGCTGCTTGGGAACAGAGCAGATTCAGCAGTTCGATGCGATCGCCGGTAAACGCTCCCACCGCCACATGATTTTCCAGATAGAGAATGCCGATCGCGTTACCTTGATTCAGGATCGGGGCGCACAGGAGACTTTTTGGTGGGTCTTGCAACAAATAGGAGTCGCCCGCCAACTGAGGTTCGCGAGAAACATCGTTAACAATCGTCGGTTTTTGAGTGCGTTTGACCTTATTCATCACACTCGTTGGGAGGGCCATATCGTCCTCTATTGGCATTGAATGCAACTGGCTCATCTGGAGCGTATATCGGGCGACGACTTGCCAAGTGTCTTGTTGGTTTAAAAGCAGAATGGCGCGATCGGCTCCCGCATTTTCCATCGCCGCTTTCATTAAGCTCGAAAT is part of the Roseofilum capinflatum BLCC-M114 genome and harbors:
- a CDS encoding SxtJ family membrane protein, which encodes MHPIKKLNTKELRQFGLLFGIMVGLVFGIIWPLILGHSSATWPWIVLGIFWAWALIAPKTLDPFYQVFARFGMMMGWINTRVILGIIFYGMIAPMGFLRKKFGGDPMRREWRKPVESYRIPSHPRPAKSLEYPF
- a CDS encoding carbamoyltransferase family protein, whose protein sequence is MKILGISAFYHDSAAAIICDGEIVAAAQEERFSRKKHDPRFPKHAIAYCLEMAQTTICDLDHIVFYDKPLLKFERLLETYLAYAPRGFRSFLAAMPVWLKEKLYLKTVLRTELSEIGQCKKTELPKLMFTEHHQSHAASAFFPSPFERAAVLCLDGVGEWATTTAWLGEGNQLIPQWQIDFPHSLGLLYSAFTYYTGFKVNSGEYKLMGLAPYGEPKYIDTILSNLIDVKEDGTFRLNMDYFNYATGLTMTNSKFDDLFGGPPRKPETPISQREMDIASSIQWVTEDVVLRLANTVKTELQVENLCLAGGVALNCVANGRILRECGFKEVWVQPAAGDAGGALGAALSAWYEYHSMPRTVTAEKVPVMVSSAKETATATVGTLSQEKIAAPVQDQMRGSYLGPKFSDAEILDYLDLVKASYVRLDDAELMPRLAEILATDNVVGWFQGRMEFGPRALGGRSIIGDPRSPKMQSVMNLKIKYRESFRPFAPSVLAERVSDYFEQYSPSPYMLMVAPVKESLRIPMTEEQKQLFGIEKLNIPRSEIPAITHVDYSARIQTVHKETNPRYHSLINHFDKLTGCGLIVNTSFNVRGEPIVCTPEDAYRCFMRTEMDYLVLENFLLAKTDQPAWEKDESWKTEFELD
- a CDS encoding DUF5989 family protein → MEFFEDLWAFLGERKKYWLLPLIISLVMVGALIILSQASVIAPFIYTLF